The Thermotoga sp. Ku-13t DNA segment TCAAAAAAGCTCCGACGAGCACGTTGTCTCTGACCGTCATGTCCTTCAGCGGCTTGACGATCTGAAAGGTTCTGGTCAATCCCATCAGGGTTATTTCGTGTGGCGGTTTGCCCGTTATGTCTTTCCCCTCGAAGAACACCCTTCCGCTGAAAGGTTTGTAGAAACCGCTGATGCAGTTGAAGAGAGTTGTCTTCCCTGCCCCGTTCGGTCCGATGAGGCTGACGATCTCACCTTCGTTCACGGAAAAAGAGACATTATCGTTTGCGACAAGACTTCCAAACTTCATCGTGATGCCCTGAACCTCAAGCAGCGCTCCTACCATAGTCGAGCCTCCTTCTGCGTCTTCTGAGGAGTCCCAGTATGCCTCTCGGCTCGAAGACCACAACGAGTACTATCAGAACGCCATAGATCATGAGATCGATTCCTCTCCCCGTGCCACCTAGCAGGGTCCTCGTGTATTCGGAAAGAGGTACGAGCACCGCCGCCCCGACAATGGGACCGTATATGTTACCGAGCCCTCCCAGGACCGTGAGCAGAACGATCTTCATGGACACATCGAGCCCGAACACCATGAACGGATCTATGTAGAGTATGTACTGTGCGTAGAGTGTTCCAAAGAGCGCCGTAAGCATGGAGCTCACAACCATTGCAGCGAGCTTGTACCTGGACGTGTTTATACCGAGTGCCTCAGCGGCCTCGTGACTTTCGCGTATCGCTTTCAGATAATAACCCATCCTGTTTCTCTCGATGAGCACGGCTACGAACAGAACAAAAACGAACAGACTGTAAGCGATTAACACGTACGGAATCTTCGAGCGATGAAACTGCATTGCCCAGAAACTGTCCTCAACCACCGGTATGGAAATTCCCGTGGCACCCTCAACATAATCCCAGCTCACAAAGAGCTGCTTTATGATCTCCGCAACGGCGAGCGTCGCTATGGCGAAGTAATGACCCTTCAATCTGAAGCACGGATAACTCACTATGAAAGCTACGATGCCTGCGAACAGAGAACCAAGGATCATGCCGATCCAGGGTGAAACGCCGAATCTATAGAAGAGAACTGTGGAGGTGTAGGCACCGATGCCAAAGAACGCGGCGTGACCGAACGAGGTCTGACCCGCGAAACCCGTGATGATGTTCCATGCCTCTCCGAGACCCGCGAATATGAGAGTCATCAACATGACGTGCTGGAAGTTCACGTCTCTCACAACCAATGGAAGGATCAACAGAATTGCGAGAATGATCAGAAGCGGCATTCTCTTCATCGCCTTTCACCACCCGAAGAGCCCTCTGGGCCTGAACTGCAGCACGAGCAAATATATGAGGAAAGCGATCGCGTACTTGAACTGGGTTCCAAGGTAAAAACCTCCTATCGTTTCCGCGAGTCCGATCATGATCCCGGCGTAGAAAGCCCCCCATATGTTTCCAAAACCACCCAGTGCCACGATGACGAACGCCAGCAAGCCGTACATCGCTCCGGATTCTGGATAGACGGGAAAAATGCCGGACAGAAGGCTGCCTGCAGCACCAACGCAAATCCCGGAGATCGCGAACGTGAACATGTAAACTTTTTCGGTATCAACCCCCATGAGTTCTGCGATCTCTTTACTCTGCGCCGTTGCCTGTATCGCTTTTCCGAATTTCGTTTTCTTGATGAACAGAGCCACTGCGAACGTCATGGCGATGCTCCCGATCGCAGCCACAAGCTGGGGAAGTCCTATGATCACATCGAACACTATGAACCTTTTACCGGACAGGATCGACTCGCCGACGAATCTGTAGTTCGGGCTCCACAGAAACTGAGCAAAATTTCGAATGAACAGGCTCAGACCAAACGTGGCAAGCAGTGCCATGAGGCTTGGTGAATTCAAAACTCTTTTGATGACAAGCTTATAAGTCACAAGACCTATCGCGGCCGTCACGATCGCGGCTACAGGCAGGGACACGAGTGGGTCCCATTTCAGCAAGGCGTAGAGCCAGAAGACCGTGTACATAGATATCATCATGAAATCACCGTGGGCGAAGTTGATTATGTCCATCAACCCCCAGACGAGCGTCAGGCCCACGGCCACAAGAGAATAGACACTACCCACGAGCACACCTGTAACGATAAGCTGTGCGAGCATGCTCATCCCCTTCCAGATTTTTTAATGGGGGGCGGCTGCCCCCCAGCTTTTTATCTCTTGTTCCAGTCTGGGAACTGCGGTACTGGTTCGTGCGTCTGGTATTCTTCAGGCCAGACGGCTTCGTACACTCCGTTGAAGATTTGAGTCATAACGGAGGCAGAGTAAATGTTCTGTCCATCTGGACCGAACTGGATCTTTCCAGAAACGAAGTAAGGAGCTTCGAACACGTAGTTCCTCAGAACCTCGAGGACCTTTTCTGGCTCTGTCGTTCCGGCGATGTTGATCGCCTCAGCTATGACGAGAGCGGACGCAAAGTCTTCCAGAGTTGGACCGTCGATATCGACACCGGACTTTGCCTTGTACATCTCGTTGATCCTGGAAAGGATCGCCATCTTGGAGAACAGGGCAGGCGTTGTTGCGTTAGTCCCTGAGAAATAGTCTGCGTCTTTGCCGAGGTTCACAACGAACTGTGGATCCTGATAACCACCGCAGTACGACAGGACCACCTTGGGAACGACGTTGAACTCTTTGTACTTCTTGACGAACATGGTCATGTCACCTATGTACGAGGCGTGGAATATCGCGTCTGGCCGAGCAGATTTGATCTTCTGGACTTCGATGTCAACGTTGGTCGCATTCACGGGATATTTCACATCGGCCACGAGGCTGAACTCGGGGAAGTTCTTTATCTTCTCTTTGACCATCTGCGCGGCGTGCACTCCGTACTCGTTGTCGATGTACACCACGGCCACTCTCTTGATGTTGGCGTTGTATTTTTCGTTGAGGTATCTTAAATACTCAAAGAAGAATACCGTTTCCATACCGTCGTGCGGAGCGATCCTGAAGAACCATTTGAGGCCTCTTTCCGTGAGTGCAGCAGAGCTCGACGAACCTGCAACGAAAGGTATACCATATTTTTCAGCGATCTGACTCGCAGGTTTCGTGCACGAAGATTGGTAACAACCGATCAGAGCGACAACCTTTTCGTTTCTGATCAGTCTCTCCGCTTCCGCCATGGCGAGTTCCGGGTTGCCTTGATGGTCAGCGAAAATGAACTGTACCTTTGCCCCTCCGAGGTTTGGCAAACCGGCAGACTTTGCGAGCGACAGGTTGATGTCAGGATACACACCGTTGATGATCTCTTGTGCGACCTCGATGGCGTACTTGATCTTTACCCCTGTCGCGGCGGCTGCTCCTGTGAGTGGAAAGATAGCACCGATCTTGATGATTTCCTGTGCGAAAACGATGAAACTGAGAAGCGCCACCAGCACCACGAGCAATTTCTTCATACCAGCACCTCCTCAAATTTTGGTGTGTTATGGGGATGTTAAGAACTTTTCACAGCCCTTCTCATTATAACGTTTCTGATTCGCTCCTGTCAAAATTTCATCCGTTTGGGCTCCTCATGGACTCTGGACACGTTTTTCCACACACTTCATTTGAGAATGGCAAAATAGGATTGAAGGGAGCGAAGAACAGTGCGTAAATGGACTCTGGCACTAGCATTCGTTCTGCTTTTCTGGATCGTTGTCGTTTTCTATTTCGGTACCAGAAACGCGATCGTTTCTTCGAAGCAAGCTCGCTGGGCCTACAACGTTTTGAAGAAAATTGACCAAATGCTGGATTTTTCACAGACGAAACTGTTCACGAAGGTCAAGAATAGTTTGAACAGACTCTGGTTTGGCAACAAGAAGATGCCATCGATCGAACTCGTTCGAAAATCTGCACATTTTGGCCTGTACATGATACTCGGGATCATGGTTTTCTGGTTCACATTGGTTTATTCTCAAAAATTGTTGATCGCTACACTCATGGCTGTTTAGTTAGCTGCGCTCGTAGCGAGCCTGGACGAATACTCTCAACAGTTCAGAGGAAGAGGAGCTTCGCTCAACGATGTCGTGATCGACATCTCAGGAGCACTGGCAGGAACGATCCTCTGTTTGATCATCTTCAGTGTTGTGAGACTGCTAAGGACTTTGTCGAAGGGAAAGATGGGATCGCTCGACAAAAAGGTCCAGGATGAAAATTGCTCAGAACGTTCGTCACTTTAGCATGAACGATCATCGAATTTTGATGTTCTGTGGCAGCAACGACGGGAGCAACAGCAAGCTGTACATCGCGGCGAGTAACATGCCAACGAATATGAGCGTTGCTATGTGCACGTGAACCTTCATGGGTGAAAGGAACAACACAGAGAATCCCAGAGCAACGCCGAACGCGTTGGCGACGATGGGCCTTCGTGTGAGTCTGTAGGCTTCCACAACGGATTTGTGTTTCAGATACGCACAACCGAAGTGTATCGCGTAATCGATGCCCGCACCGAGCACTATGTTCATAAGGCACGCGCTGATGGCGTTCAGGGGGATTCTGAACAATCCCATCGCCCCGTAGAGGCTCAGCAGCGTCATCGCGATGGGTAAACACGCCACAAGGCCGAATTTGAAGTTCTTGAATGTGAAACCCATCATGAGTGCGATGGCGAGTAGTGCAAAGATCAAGCTGGTACGCAGATTTTCTATGACGAATTCGTTCATCTCCATGTATTTAAAATCTTCGCCGGAAAGTTTGATCGACTTTATCGAACCTTCAGCGAGAGAAGACGCGATCGTCTCGATCCGCTTGTACGTTTTACTATCGACACGTTTTGGAAAGGCCAGCATGAGTGCGGAATTGTTCTTCCTGTCAAAAAGGATGCCTTCTGGCAGGATTGTCAGAGCGAGATTTCTGAGAGGTTGTGGCAGCAGTTCGTACAGATCCAGCAATGAGAAAGTCCTTTCGCAGTGATCCTTCAGACTGTCTCTCACCATCTTCAGCGATTCGAGGCCTTCCCGACTCTGAACGTCCACGTTGAGATCGATCTTCAAGAAGATGGGAACCTTTATGCCCGCAATCGCTTCGATCACCCTAGCGCCTTTCATGACCTTGGAACCGGATCTGAAGAAAATCAACGAGTGAAACTCTGCTTCCACCCTTCCGGCGAAGGTGCAGAAAAAGATGAACACACCGAGAAAGATGAGAATGTTCATCCACCTATTCTTCAACATTCCGCTGGTTGTGATTGTTCGCGGGGACCTTCTGACTTCCAGCAGAGTGACTGTGGGGGGCAGAAAAATGAATGTAGCTACGCCCGCCGTTGCAACACCGAGTGCACCGCTGAAGCCCAGTTCTCTCATCACAGGTGAGCTCGTTAGACCGAGGCTTAAAAATCCTACAACCGTTGTGAGAACTGTCATCAGCAAGGCAAAAAAGGTTTCACGGAAAGAGATATAGGCCTTTTCGAACCTGTCAGGATCTTTCAGTCTCAAGTACCTGTTGACGTAGTGCAACGCCGCGGAGCTACCCATTATCAGCGTGATGAAGGGCATCAAGACGTTTTCCATCGTCACGGGTTTGTCGATCGCGGCGTAGAAACCGAGCAGATAAACCGTCGCGAGTACACTCGGAAGGAACGCGAGTACCGCAGCCCAGAAGCTCTTCAAAGTGAAGTAGAACACAAAAAACATGATCAGCAGCGCTACCGGGGTAAGATAGGAAAGGATCATCTTCACATAATCCATAGCCATCGCACCGATGTAAGAAATTCCGAAGACCAGACCATCTTTCGGTGCGACGGTTTTGTAGATCCTCCGGGAAGTATCCTCAGGGCTCTTTGAGATGAACGCAACCAGCAGTGCGTAATCTTTTCCCTCAAACTGGCCGATCAGTTTCAGTTTCTGGGCCAGTGCGGTGTTGTTGGCCATGGTGAGTGGAAATTCGAACGGATTGATCACCATCAGAACCCCATCGAGGTTTCGAAGGTTCTGAACCGTGTCGAAAACCTCTTCGCGGGTTTTGTAAGGTACGGCGACGATGGCCACGTCCCTGAGATAAAAGGTTCTCGATATCTCTCTTTCTGCAACGACGTATTGCGATTCTCTGGAAACCTGTGACTTGAAATAAGCCCTCACCTTCAACTTTGGAAGT contains these protein-coding regions:
- a CDS encoding branched-chain amino acid ABC transporter permease, giving the protein MKRMPLLIILAILLILPLVVRDVNFQHVMLMTLIFAGLGEAWNIITGFAGQTSFGHAAFFGIGAYTSTVLFYRFGVSPWIGMILGSLFAGIVAFIVSYPCFRLKGHYFAIATLAVAEIIKQLFVSWDYVEGATGISIPVVEDSFWAMQFHRSKIPYVLIAYSLFVFVLFVAVLIERNRMGYYLKAIRESHEAAEALGINTSRYKLAAMVVSSMLTALFGTLYAQYILYIDPFMVFGLDVSMKIVLLTVLGGLGNIYGPIVGAAVLVPLSEYTRTLLGGTGRGIDLMIYGVLIVLVVVFEPRGILGLLRRRRRRLDYGRSAA
- a CDS encoding branched-chain amino acid ABC transporter permease, whose protein sequence is MLAQLIVTGVLVGSVYSLVAVGLTLVWGLMDIINFAHGDFMMISMYTVFWLYALLKWDPLVSLPVAAIVTAAIGLVTYKLVIKRVLNSPSLMALLATFGLSLFIRNFAQFLWSPNYRFVGESILSGKRFIVFDVIIGLPQLVAAIGSIAMTFAVALFIKKTKFGKAIQATAQSKEIAELMGVDTEKVYMFTFAISGICVGAAGSLLSGIFPVYPESGAMYGLLAFVIVALGGFGNIWGAFYAGIMIGLAETIGGFYLGTQFKYAIAFLIYLLVLQFRPRGLFGW
- a CDS encoding ABC transporter substrate-binding protein, whose protein sequence is MKKLLVVLVALLSFIVFAQEIIKIGAIFPLTGAAAATGVKIKYAIEVAQEIINGVYPDINLSLAKSAGLPNLGGAKVQFIFADHQGNPELAMAEAERLIRNEKVVALIGCYQSSCTKPASQIAEKYGIPFVAGSSSSAALTERGLKWFFRIAPHDGMETVFFFEYLRYLNEKYNANIKRVAVVYIDNEYGVHAAQMVKEKIKNFPEFSLVADVKYPVNATNVDIEVQKIKSARPDAIFHASYIGDMTMFVKKYKEFNVVPKVVLSYCGGYQDPQFVVNLGKDADYFSGTNATTPALFSKMAILSRINEMYKAKSGVDIDGPTLEDFASALVIAEAINIAGTTEPEKVLEVLRNYVFEAPYFVSGKIQFGPDGQNIYSASVMTQIFNGVYEAVWPEEYQTHEPVPQFPDWNKR
- a CDS encoding MMPL family transporter, whose protein sequence is MAWIKKPWLALSLMLILGILSASQLPKLKVRAYFKSQVSRESQYVVAEREISRTFYLRDVAIVAVPYKTREEVFDTVQNLRNLDGVLMVINPFEFPLTMANNTALAQKLKLIGQFEGKDYALLVAFISKSPEDTSRRIYKTVAPKDGLVFGISYIGAMAMDYVKMILSYLTPVALLIMFFVFYFTLKSFWAAVLAFLPSVLATVYLLGFYAAIDKPVTMENVLMPFITLIMGSSAALHYVNRYLRLKDPDRFEKAYISFRETFFALLMTVLTTVVGFLSLGLTSSPVMRELGFSGALGVATAGVATFIFLPPTVTLLEVRRSPRTITTSGMLKNRWMNILIFLGVFIFFCTFAGRVEAEFHSLIFFRSGSKVMKGARVIEAIAGIKVPIFLKIDLNVDVQSREGLESLKMVRDSLKDHCERTFSLLDLYELLPQPLRNLALTILPEGILFDRKNNSALMLAFPKRVDSKTYKRIETIASSLAEGSIKSIKLSGEDFKYMEMNEFVIENLRTSLIFALLAIALMMGFTFKNFKFGLVACLPIAMTLLSLYGAMGLFRIPLNAISACLMNIVLGAGIDYAIHFGCAYLKHKSVVEAYRLTRRPIVANAFGVALGFSVLFLSPMKVHVHIATLIFVGMLLAAMYSLLLLPSLLPQNIKIR